One segment of Panicum virgatum strain AP13 chromosome 3K, P.virgatum_v5, whole genome shotgun sequence DNA contains the following:
- the LOC120700517 gene encoding CEN-like protein 2, protein MSRSVEPLVVVRVIGEVLDSFNPCVKMIVTYNSNKLVFNGHEIYPSAVVSKPRVEVQGGDLRSFFTLVMTDPDVPGPSDPYLREHLHWIVTDIPGTTDASFGREVISYESPRPNIGIHRFIFVLFKQKRRQTVTVPSFRDHFNTRQFAEENDLGLPVAAVYFNAQRETAARRR, encoded by the exons ATGTCTAGGTCTGTCGAGCCTCTCGTGGTCGTCCGGGTAATTGGAGAAGTTCTCGACTCCTTTAACCCATgtgtgaagatgatagtgaccTACAACTCAAACAAACTTGTTTTCAATGGCCATGAAATCTATCCATCAGCAGTTGTGTCTAAACCAAGAGTAGAGGTTCAAGGGGGTGACTTGCGGTCTTTTTTTACATTG GTTATGACAGACCCAGATGTCCCTGGACCAAGTGATCCGTATCTAAGGGAGCACCTTCACTG GATCGTGACTGATATACCGGGGACAACAGATGCCTCCTTTG GGAGAGAGGTCATAAGCTACGAGAGCCCAAGACCTAACATTGGTATTCACAGGTTCATTTTTGTGCTCTTTAAGCAGAAGCGGAGGCAGACTGTAACTGTGCCGTCCTTCAGGGATCATTTCAACACCCGGCAGTTCGCCGAGGAAAATGACCTTGGCCTCCCTGTAGCTGCTGTCTACTTCAATGCTCAGAGAGAAACTGCTGCTAGGAGGCGCTGA
- the LOC120700516 gene encoding protein LITTLE ZIPPER 3-like, translating into MDRVNSSLCLENLRMMHENERLRRKAQQLDQENKALLAELKRKQQQQQHASASAASQGAAPSGSAAAATTGNFKAAGKQPTM; encoded by the coding sequence ATGGATCGGGTGAACTCGAGCCTGTGCCTGGAGAACCTGCGCATGATGCACGAGAACGAGCGGCTGCGGCGGAAGGCGCAGCAGCTGGACCAGGAGAACAAGGCCCTCCTCGCCgagctcaagcgcaagcagcagcagcagcagcatgcctcggcgtcggcggcgtcccAGGGCGCCGCCCCTTccggttccgccgccgccgccacgaccgGCAACTTCAAGGCGGCCGGCAAGCAGCCCACCATGTGA
- the LOC120696728 gene encoding uncharacterized protein LOC120696728: MMSDSLMGSICCRKATNGIKHNRHSKCALPLEAIFTLVSSHLKAPDLEKMAPKLVFVLPIVLLGWAFQAILQPPPTKLCGSPGGPPLTSPRIKLRDGRYLAYREDGVQKDKARYKIITIHAFDSTKDIPLPVSKVLVEELGIYLLAFDRAGYGESDPNPKRDVKSEALDIEELADQLELGQRFYVLGTSMGGYSVWGCLQYIPHRLAGAALVVPVINYWWPSFPAELSKQAFKKQVVPEQRTLWIAHNVPSLLYLWMTQKWLPSSAAAMHHPEIFSKHDLEVLQKMMTMPRTMENKSRQQGTYESIHRDLLVAFGRWEFDPMNITDPFPQNEGSVHIWQGYEDRLVIVELQRYISKKLPWIKYHEVPEGGHMFMLVDGWTDRILKALLVGEEPSAV, from the exons aTGATGTCTGATTCCCTGATGGGGTCCATCTGTTGCAGAAAGGCCACCAATGGAATAAAGCACAACCGACATAGCAAGTGTGCCTTGCCACTCGAAGCTATCTTCACATTAGTTTCCTCTCACCTGAAGGCACCAGATCTGGAGAAAATGGCTCCTAAATTAGTCTTTGTTCTGCCAATTGTGCTCCTCGGCTGGGCATTCCAGGCGATTCTCCAACCTCCTCCCACAAAACTGTGTGGCTCCCCAGGTGGCCCTCCTCTGACATCTCCGAGGATCAAGCTCAGGGATGGAAGGTACCTTGCATACAGAGAAGATGGAGTACAGAAAGACAAGGCCAGGTACAAGATCATCACAATACATGCATTTGATAGCACCAAGGACATACCCTTGCCTGTTTCCAAG GTGCTTGTGGAAGAACTGGGAATTTACCTCCTTGCTTTTGATAGAGCTGGGTATGGGGAAAGTGACCCAAACCCCAAGCGGGATGTAAAGAGCGAGGCACTGGATATAGAGGAGCTCGCTGACCAGCTGGAGCTTGGGCAGAGGTTCTATGTCTTGGGGACCTCAATGGGAGGATACTCAGTCTGGGGATGCCTCCAGTATATACCTCACAG GCTCGCAGGTGCTGCGCTAGTTGTTCCAGTCATCAACTACTGGTGGCCTTCTTTTCCAGCTGAACTATCCAAGCAAGCCTTCAAGAAACAGGTAGTGCCAGAGCAGAGGACCCTGTGGATTGCACACAACGTACCTTCCTTGCTCTACCTGTGGATGACCCAGAAGTGGCTCCCTTCTTCTGCGGCTGCCATGCACCACCCTGAAATATTTAgcaagcatgatttggaggttCTTCAGAAGATGATGACAATGCCAAGAACCATGGAG AATAAATCAAGGCAACAAGGCACTTATGAATCAATCCACCGTGATTTACTTGTTGCTTTTGGAAGATGGGAGTTTGACCCTATGAATATTACCGATCCATTTCCTCAAAATGAGGGTTCTGTACACATCTGGCAAGGATACGAAGACAGGTTGGTGATTGTTGAGCTGCAGAGGTACATTTCAAAGAAACTTCCATGGATTAAGTATCACGAAGTCCCAGAAGGTGGACATATGTTCATGCTGGTAGATGGATGGACTGACCGAATTCTCAAGGCACTCTTGGTAGGAGAAGAGCCCTCAGCTGTGTGA